The genomic segment CATTGTTGCCCCGGAAGGTCAGCGTTCAGCTACTGGACACTCTATCACTTTGTTTCAGCCTCTATTTATTTCAGAACATAATCTTGAAGGACAGCGGGGGTATGCTATTAGCGGAACTCCTTCTGACTGCGTTAAACTTGCGATTCAGGGGGGGCTTATTCCCAAACCTGATCTCCTTATTTCAGGTATAAACCATGGCCCAAACTTAGGTACGGATATTTTTTATTCGGGAACTGTCTCTGCAGCGATGGAAGGTGTATTACTCGGGGTTCCTTCGATAGCGGTATCTTTAGCAAGCTTTGAGCTTGTGGATTTTGAACCAGCAGCAAATTTTTTAGTAAAACAATTAGATTTCATCATTCAGCATCATCGGGAAGGATTAGTCAATATCAATATTCCGGGCAAGCCTGAGTCTGAGTGGCGTGGTCTAAAAGTAACTAGATTAGGCAAAGCTATTTATGATAATGTTTTCGAACGTCGTGTTGACCCACATGGAAGGACCTATTTTTGGCAGTCTGGAAATTTGACTCAAGACCTTGAAGACGATACAGATTTAAGAGCGATACAGGAAGA from the Desulfosporosinus sp. Sb-LF genome contains:
- the surE gene encoding 5'/3'-nucleotidase SurE gives rise to the protein MHILLTNDDGYHAPGIQTLHRILRLHTNHEISIVAPEGQRSATGHSITLFQPLFISEHNLEGQRGYAISGTPSDCVKLAIQGGLIPKPDLLISGINHGPNLGTDIFYSGTVSAAMEGVLLGVPSIAVSLASFELVDFEPAANFLVKQLDFIIQHHREGLVNINIPGKPESEWRGLKVTRLGKAIYDNVFERRVDPHGRTYFWQSGNLTQDLEDDTDLRAIQEDFISITPMHSDLTDFKCLQPWQTVFNRK